From Rutidosis leptorrhynchoides isolate AG116_Rl617_1_P2 chromosome 3, CSIRO_AGI_Rlap_v1, whole genome shotgun sequence, a single genomic window includes:
- the LOC139897689 gene encoding probable LRR receptor-like serine/threonine-protein kinase At1g14390 isoform X5 gives MKELFIRVGSNFIFLAFILLPCCIAQLNSGDSRILFQVQQKLEYPQVLQGWSNWTNFCFLPSNPNLVVVCSGNHITELTIVGNKTNPKLPASFSMDSFFTDLTKVSTLKKLTLVSLGLWGPLPPKVDRFWSLEVMNFSSNFINGEIPSSISKIKNLTTLDLSNNMLNGSVPDLKGLQHLEIIDLGSNHLGPKYPSLSYNLVSVTLKNNLIRTQIPSDFFKFIHLERLDISSNKIVGPIPSVLFSLSSIQYLNLANNQFSGAMPTNLSCTSKLGFVDVSNNLLIGNLPSCIATNSANRTVISTWNCLTNSTSKYQHPKKFCQKEAIAVMPTKKSGESKKNETTVKLGLVLGIIGGIVGIAGLIGLLFLGIYRKRAAKRAKEYRSDSFAVVKNADRAPSSIAKEVPQIRRPQTMRTAALGLPPYTIFTLEEIEEATNNFDSMNLVGEGSQAQLYKGWLRDGTTVLIKCLKLKQKHSAQTLQQHMEVISKLRHRHLVSVLGHCIVSYVDHPNSGSTVFVVLENVSNGSLRDHLTDWKKKDFLKWPHRMGITMGIARGIQFLHTGTQHGIFGNDLKIETVLLDDNLTAKISSYNISLPSKQTGSESPLNSHDASQVFNRQTNPEKDDIYQFGVIILQLISGKPVNSEDEITELKNQLEIGLAESAAKLKEVADPSLRGTFAYESLTTAVQIAINCLNEDVSARPSIEDVLWNMQYSVQVQEGWNSSGNLSTML, from the exons ATGAAGGAACTTTTCATCAGGGTTGGTAGTAATTTCATCTTTTTAGCTTTCATTTTGCTTCCATGTTGTATTGCACAACTGAATTCAGGTGATTCAAGAATCCTTTTTCAAGTCCAACAAAAACTTGAGTACCCACAAGTTCTTCAAGGATGGAGCAATTGGACAAATTTCTGTTttcttccttcaaatccaaatCTTGTGGTTGTTTGTTCAGGTAATCACATCACTGAATTAACTATTGTTGGAAACAAAACAAACCCAAAACTCCCTGCAAGTTTTTCTATGGATTCTTTCTTTACTGACCTTACAAAGGTCTCAACTTTAAAGAAATTGACACTTGTGTCTCTGGGGTTGTGGGGTCCACTTCCACCCAAGGTTGATAGGTTTTGGTCCCTTGAAGTTATGAACTTCAGCTCAAATTTCATCAATGGTGAAATCCCATCTTCCATTTCAAAAATCAAGAATTTGACCACACTTGATTTGTCAAATAATATGTTAAATGGGAGTGTTCCAGATCTAAAAGGCTTGCAACATCTTGAAATTATTGATTTGGGTAGTAATCATTTAGGTCCAAAATACCCTTCCTTAAGTTATAATCTTGTGTCAGTTACATTAAAGAACAACTTAATTAGAACTCAAATACCTTCAGATTTTTTTAAGTTTATTCATCTTGAAAGACTTGATATCTCTTCTAATAAGATTGTGGGTCCCATCCCTTCTGTTCTGTTTTCACTCTCTTCAATTCAGTACCTTAATCTTGCCAACAATCAATTCAGTGGAGCAATGCCTACAAACTTATCATGTACCAGCAAACTAGGATTTGTTGATGTTTCTAATAACCTTTTAATTGGAAATTTACCATCTTGTATCGCTACAAACTCTGCGAATCGAACGGTAATTAGCACATGGAATTGTTTAACTAATTCAACCTCAAAGTATCAACATCCTAAAAAGTTTTGTCAGAAAGAAGCAATAGCAGTTATGCCTACAAAAAAGAGTGGTGAAAGCAAGAAAAATGAAACTACTGTGAAGCTTGGGCTTGTTCTTGGTATCATTGGGGGTATTGTGGGAATTGCAGGATTAATTGGGCTGTTATTTTTGGGTATTTATAGAAAACGTGCAGCAAAAAGGGCGAAAGAATACCGATCTGATAGTTTTGCTGTCGTCAAGAATGCTGACCGTGCTCCTTCTTCGATAGCTAAAGAAG TGCCGCAAATACGTAGACCGCAAACGATGAGGACGGCTGCACTAGGCCTACCACCATACACCATATTCACACTTGAAGAAATTGAAGAAGCAACAAACAACTTTGATTCTATGAATTTGGTTGGAGAAGGATCTCAAGCACAA CTTTATAAAGGGTGGTTAAGGGATGGTACAACGGTGCTTATCAAATGTTTGAAGCTAAAACAAAAGCATTCAGCGCAAACGTTGCAACAACATATGGAGGTTATATCTAAACTCAGGCATAGGCATCTAGTGAGCGTTCTTGGTCACTGCATCGTCTCGTATGTGGATCATCCTAACTCGGGAAGCACTGTTTTTGTTGTTCTTGAAAATGTTTCAAACGGGTCATTGAGAGATCATCTTACAG ATTGGaaaaagaaagatttcttgaaatgGCCACACAGAATGGGAATCACAATGGGAATTGCTAGAGGAATTCAATTCTTGCACACTGGAACTCAACATGGGATTTTTGGGAATGATTTGAAGATCGAAACTGTTCTTTTGGATGACAATCTCACTGCAAAAATCAGTAGTTACAATATTTCATTACCGTCAAAG CAGACAGGTTCAGAGAGCCCTCTAAATAGCCATGATGCTTCCCAGGTTTTTAACAG GCAAACGAATCCAGAAAAAGACGATATATATCAATTCGGAGTCATCATCCTACAACTCATTTCAGGAAAGCCGGTCAACTCAGAAGATGAGATAACCGAACTCAAGAACCAG TTAGAGATTGGTTTAGCTGAGTCAGCAGCAAAACTCAAAGAAGTTGCAGATCCATCACTCAGAGGAACATTTGCGTACGAGTCCTTAACAACGGCTGTTCAAATAGCAATAAATTGTCTTAACGAAGATGTAAGTGCGCGTCCATCGATTGAAGATGTTCTTTGGAATATGCAATATTCTGTTCAAGTTCAAGAAGGGTGGAATAGTAGTGGCAATCTTAGTACAATGTTGTAA
- the LOC139897689 gene encoding probable LRR receptor-like serine/threonine-protein kinase At1g14390 isoform X2, producing the protein MKELFIRVGSNFIFLAFILLPCCIAQLNSGDSRILFQVQQKLEYPQVLQGWSNWTNFCFLPSNPNLVVVCSGNHITELTIVGNKTNPKLPASFSMDSFFTDLTKVSTLKKLTLVSLGLWGPLPPKVDRFWSLEVMNFSSNFINGEIPSSISKIKNLTTLDLSNNMLNGSVPDLKGLQHLEIIDLGSNHLGPKYPSLSYNLVSVTLKNNLIRTQIPSDFFKFIHLERLDISSNKIVGPIPSVLFSLSSIQYLNLANNQFSGAMPTNLSCTSKLGFVDVSNNLLIGNLPSCIATNSANRTVISTWNCLTNSTSKYQHPKKFCQKEAIAVMPTKKSGESKKNETTVKLGLVLGIIGGIVGIAGLIGLLFLGIYRKRAAKRAKEYRSDSFAVVKNADRAPSSIAKEVDLTQLGPTVPQIRRPQTMRTAALGLPPYTIFTLEEIEEATNNFDSMNLVGEGSQAQLYKGWLRDGTTVLIKCLKLKQKHSAQTLQQHMEVISKLRHRHLVSVLGHCIVSYVDHPNSGSTVFVVLENVSNGSLRDHLTDWKKKDFLKWPHRMGITMGIARGIQFLHTGTQHGIFGNDLKIETVLLDDNLTAKISSYNISLPSKTGSESPLNSHDASQVFNRQTNPEKDDIYQFGVIILQLISGKPVNSEDEITELKNQLEIGLAESAAKLKEVADPSLRGTFAYESLTTAVQIAINCLNEDVSARPSIEDVLWNMQYSVQVQEGWNSSGNLSTML; encoded by the exons ATGAAGGAACTTTTCATCAGGGTTGGTAGTAATTTCATCTTTTTAGCTTTCATTTTGCTTCCATGTTGTATTGCACAACTGAATTCAGGTGATTCAAGAATCCTTTTTCAAGTCCAACAAAAACTTGAGTACCCACAAGTTCTTCAAGGATGGAGCAATTGGACAAATTTCTGTTttcttccttcaaatccaaatCTTGTGGTTGTTTGTTCAGGTAATCACATCACTGAATTAACTATTGTTGGAAACAAAACAAACCCAAAACTCCCTGCAAGTTTTTCTATGGATTCTTTCTTTACTGACCTTACAAAGGTCTCAACTTTAAAGAAATTGACACTTGTGTCTCTGGGGTTGTGGGGTCCACTTCCACCCAAGGTTGATAGGTTTTGGTCCCTTGAAGTTATGAACTTCAGCTCAAATTTCATCAATGGTGAAATCCCATCTTCCATTTCAAAAATCAAGAATTTGACCACACTTGATTTGTCAAATAATATGTTAAATGGGAGTGTTCCAGATCTAAAAGGCTTGCAACATCTTGAAATTATTGATTTGGGTAGTAATCATTTAGGTCCAAAATACCCTTCCTTAAGTTATAATCTTGTGTCAGTTACATTAAAGAACAACTTAATTAGAACTCAAATACCTTCAGATTTTTTTAAGTTTATTCATCTTGAAAGACTTGATATCTCTTCTAATAAGATTGTGGGTCCCATCCCTTCTGTTCTGTTTTCACTCTCTTCAATTCAGTACCTTAATCTTGCCAACAATCAATTCAGTGGAGCAATGCCTACAAACTTATCATGTACCAGCAAACTAGGATTTGTTGATGTTTCTAATAACCTTTTAATTGGAAATTTACCATCTTGTATCGCTACAAACTCTGCGAATCGAACGGTAATTAGCACATGGAATTGTTTAACTAATTCAACCTCAAAGTATCAACATCCTAAAAAGTTTTGTCAGAAAGAAGCAATAGCAGTTATGCCTACAAAAAAGAGTGGTGAAAGCAAGAAAAATGAAACTACTGTGAAGCTTGGGCTTGTTCTTGGTATCATTGGGGGTATTGTGGGAATTGCAGGATTAATTGGGCTGTTATTTTTGGGTATTTATAGAAAACGTGCAGCAAAAAGGGCGAAAGAATACCGATCTGATAGTTTTGCTGTCGTCAAGAATGCTGACCGTGCTCCTTCTTCGATAGCTAAAGAAG TTGACTTAACTCAACTAGGTCCTACAGTGCCGCAAATACGTAGACCGCAAACGATGAGGACGGCTGCACTAGGCCTACCACCATACACCATATTCACACTTGAAGAAATTGAAGAAGCAACAAACAACTTTGATTCTATGAATTTGGTTGGAGAAGGATCTCAAGCACAA CTTTATAAAGGGTGGTTAAGGGATGGTACAACGGTGCTTATCAAATGTTTGAAGCTAAAACAAAAGCATTCAGCGCAAACGTTGCAACAACATATGGAGGTTATATCTAAACTCAGGCATAGGCATCTAGTGAGCGTTCTTGGTCACTGCATCGTCTCGTATGTGGATCATCCTAACTCGGGAAGCACTGTTTTTGTTGTTCTTGAAAATGTTTCAAACGGGTCATTGAGAGATCATCTTACAG ATTGGaaaaagaaagatttcttgaaatgGCCACACAGAATGGGAATCACAATGGGAATTGCTAGAGGAATTCAATTCTTGCACACTGGAACTCAACATGGGATTTTTGGGAATGATTTGAAGATCGAAACTGTTCTTTTGGATGACAATCTCACTGCAAAAATCAGTAGTTACAATATTTCATTACCGTCAAAG ACAGGTTCAGAGAGCCCTCTAAATAGCCATGATGCTTCCCAGGTTTTTAACAG GCAAACGAATCCAGAAAAAGACGATATATATCAATTCGGAGTCATCATCCTACAACTCATTTCAGGAAAGCCGGTCAACTCAGAAGATGAGATAACCGAACTCAAGAACCAG TTAGAGATTGGTTTAGCTGAGTCAGCAGCAAAACTCAAAGAAGTTGCAGATCCATCACTCAGAGGAACATTTGCGTACGAGTCCTTAACAACGGCTGTTCAAATAGCAATAAATTGTCTTAACGAAGATGTAAGTGCGCGTCCATCGATTGAAGATGTTCTTTGGAATATGCAATATTCTGTTCAAGTTCAAGAAGGGTGGAATAGTAGTGGCAATCTTAGTACAATGTTGTAA
- the LOC139897689 gene encoding probable LRR receptor-like serine/threonine-protein kinase At1g14390 isoform X3: MKELFIRVGSNFIFLAFILLPCCIAQLNSGDSRILFQVQQKLEYPQVLQGWSNWTNFCFLPSNPNLVVVCSGNHITELTIVGNKTNPKLPASFSMDSFFTDLTKVSTLKKLTLVSLGLWGPLPPKVDRFWSLEVMNFSSNFINGEIPSSISKIKNLTTLDLSNNMLNGSVPDLKGLQHLEIIDLGSNHLGPKYPSLSYNLVSVTLKNNLIRTQIPSDFFKFIHLERLDISSNKIVGPIPSVLFSLSSIQYLNLANNQFSGAMPTNLSCTSKLGFVDVSNNLLIGNLPSCIATNSANRTVISTWNCLTNSTSKYQHPKKFCQKEAIAVMPTKKSGESKKNETTVKLGLVLGIIGGIVGIAGLIGLLFLGIYRKRAAKRAKEYRSDSFAVVKNADRAPSSIAKEGPTVPQIRRPQTMRTAALGLPPYTIFTLEEIEEATNNFDSMNLVGEGSQAQLYKGWLRDGTTVLIKCLKLKQKHSAQTLQQHMEVISKLRHRHLVSVLGHCIVSYVDHPNSGSTVFVVLENVSNGSLRDHLTDWKKKDFLKWPHRMGITMGIARGIQFLHTGTQHGIFGNDLKIETVLLDDNLTAKISSYNISLPSKQTGSESPLNSHDASQVFNRQTNPEKDDIYQFGVIILQLISGKPVNSEDEITELKNQLEIGLAESAAKLKEVADPSLRGTFAYESLTTAVQIAINCLNEDVSARPSIEDVLWNMQYSVQVQEGWNSSGNLSTML, encoded by the exons ATGAAGGAACTTTTCATCAGGGTTGGTAGTAATTTCATCTTTTTAGCTTTCATTTTGCTTCCATGTTGTATTGCACAACTGAATTCAGGTGATTCAAGAATCCTTTTTCAAGTCCAACAAAAACTTGAGTACCCACAAGTTCTTCAAGGATGGAGCAATTGGACAAATTTCTGTTttcttccttcaaatccaaatCTTGTGGTTGTTTGTTCAGGTAATCACATCACTGAATTAACTATTGTTGGAAACAAAACAAACCCAAAACTCCCTGCAAGTTTTTCTATGGATTCTTTCTTTACTGACCTTACAAAGGTCTCAACTTTAAAGAAATTGACACTTGTGTCTCTGGGGTTGTGGGGTCCACTTCCACCCAAGGTTGATAGGTTTTGGTCCCTTGAAGTTATGAACTTCAGCTCAAATTTCATCAATGGTGAAATCCCATCTTCCATTTCAAAAATCAAGAATTTGACCACACTTGATTTGTCAAATAATATGTTAAATGGGAGTGTTCCAGATCTAAAAGGCTTGCAACATCTTGAAATTATTGATTTGGGTAGTAATCATTTAGGTCCAAAATACCCTTCCTTAAGTTATAATCTTGTGTCAGTTACATTAAAGAACAACTTAATTAGAACTCAAATACCTTCAGATTTTTTTAAGTTTATTCATCTTGAAAGACTTGATATCTCTTCTAATAAGATTGTGGGTCCCATCCCTTCTGTTCTGTTTTCACTCTCTTCAATTCAGTACCTTAATCTTGCCAACAATCAATTCAGTGGAGCAATGCCTACAAACTTATCATGTACCAGCAAACTAGGATTTGTTGATGTTTCTAATAACCTTTTAATTGGAAATTTACCATCTTGTATCGCTACAAACTCTGCGAATCGAACGGTAATTAGCACATGGAATTGTTTAACTAATTCAACCTCAAAGTATCAACATCCTAAAAAGTTTTGTCAGAAAGAAGCAATAGCAGTTATGCCTACAAAAAAGAGTGGTGAAAGCAAGAAAAATGAAACTACTGTGAAGCTTGGGCTTGTTCTTGGTATCATTGGGGGTATTGTGGGAATTGCAGGATTAATTGGGCTGTTATTTTTGGGTATTTATAGAAAACGTGCAGCAAAAAGGGCGAAAGAATACCGATCTGATAGTTTTGCTGTCGTCAAGAATGCTGACCGTGCTCCTTCTTCGATAGCTAAAGAAG GTCCTACAGTGCCGCAAATACGTAGACCGCAAACGATGAGGACGGCTGCACTAGGCCTACCACCATACACCATATTCACACTTGAAGAAATTGAAGAAGCAACAAACAACTTTGATTCTATGAATTTGGTTGGAGAAGGATCTCAAGCACAA CTTTATAAAGGGTGGTTAAGGGATGGTACAACGGTGCTTATCAAATGTTTGAAGCTAAAACAAAAGCATTCAGCGCAAACGTTGCAACAACATATGGAGGTTATATCTAAACTCAGGCATAGGCATCTAGTGAGCGTTCTTGGTCACTGCATCGTCTCGTATGTGGATCATCCTAACTCGGGAAGCACTGTTTTTGTTGTTCTTGAAAATGTTTCAAACGGGTCATTGAGAGATCATCTTACAG ATTGGaaaaagaaagatttcttgaaatgGCCACACAGAATGGGAATCACAATGGGAATTGCTAGAGGAATTCAATTCTTGCACACTGGAACTCAACATGGGATTTTTGGGAATGATTTGAAGATCGAAACTGTTCTTTTGGATGACAATCTCACTGCAAAAATCAGTAGTTACAATATTTCATTACCGTCAAAG CAGACAGGTTCAGAGAGCCCTCTAAATAGCCATGATGCTTCCCAGGTTTTTAACAG GCAAACGAATCCAGAAAAAGACGATATATATCAATTCGGAGTCATCATCCTACAACTCATTTCAGGAAAGCCGGTCAACTCAGAAGATGAGATAACCGAACTCAAGAACCAG TTAGAGATTGGTTTAGCTGAGTCAGCAGCAAAACTCAAAGAAGTTGCAGATCCATCACTCAGAGGAACATTTGCGTACGAGTCCTTAACAACGGCTGTTCAAATAGCAATAAATTGTCTTAACGAAGATGTAAGTGCGCGTCCATCGATTGAAGATGTTCTTTGGAATATGCAATATTCTGTTCAAGTTCAAGAAGGGTGGAATAGTAGTGGCAATCTTAGTACAATGTTGTAA
- the LOC139897689 gene encoding probable LRR receptor-like serine/threonine-protein kinase At1g14390 isoform X4, which yields MKELFIRVGSNFIFLAFILLPCCIAQLNSGDSRILFQVQQKLEYPQVLQGWSNWTNFCFLPSNPNLVVVCSGNHITELTIVGNKTNPKLPASFSMDSFFTDLTKVSTLKKLTLVSLGLWGPLPPKVDRFWSLEVMNFSSNFINGEIPSSISKIKNLTTLDLSNNMLNGSVPDLKGLQHLEIIDLGSNHLGPKYPSLSYNLVSVTLKNNLIRTQIPSDFFKFIHLERLDISSNKIVGPIPSVLFSLSSIQYLNLANNQFSGAMPTNLSCTSKLGFVDVSNNLLIGNLPSCIATNSANRTVISTWNCLTNSTSKYQHPKKFCQKEAIAVMPTKKSGESKKNETTVKLGLVLGIIGGIVGIAGLIGLLFLGIYRKRAAKRAKEYRSDSFAVVKNADRAPSSIAKEGPTVPQIRRPQTMRTAALGLPPYTIFTLEEIEEATNNFDSMNLVGEGSQAQLYKGWLRDGTTVLIKCLKLKQKHSAQTLQQHMEVISKLRHRHLVSVLGHCIVSYVDHPNSGSTVFVVLENVSNGSLRDHLTDWKKKDFLKWPHRMGITMGIARGIQFLHTGTQHGIFGNDLKIETVLLDDNLTAKISSYNISLPSKTGSESPLNSHDASQVFNRQTNPEKDDIYQFGVIILQLISGKPVNSEDEITELKNQLEIGLAESAAKLKEVADPSLRGTFAYESLTTAVQIAINCLNEDVSARPSIEDVLWNMQYSVQVQEGWNSSGNLSTML from the exons ATGAAGGAACTTTTCATCAGGGTTGGTAGTAATTTCATCTTTTTAGCTTTCATTTTGCTTCCATGTTGTATTGCACAACTGAATTCAGGTGATTCAAGAATCCTTTTTCAAGTCCAACAAAAACTTGAGTACCCACAAGTTCTTCAAGGATGGAGCAATTGGACAAATTTCTGTTttcttccttcaaatccaaatCTTGTGGTTGTTTGTTCAGGTAATCACATCACTGAATTAACTATTGTTGGAAACAAAACAAACCCAAAACTCCCTGCAAGTTTTTCTATGGATTCTTTCTTTACTGACCTTACAAAGGTCTCAACTTTAAAGAAATTGACACTTGTGTCTCTGGGGTTGTGGGGTCCACTTCCACCCAAGGTTGATAGGTTTTGGTCCCTTGAAGTTATGAACTTCAGCTCAAATTTCATCAATGGTGAAATCCCATCTTCCATTTCAAAAATCAAGAATTTGACCACACTTGATTTGTCAAATAATATGTTAAATGGGAGTGTTCCAGATCTAAAAGGCTTGCAACATCTTGAAATTATTGATTTGGGTAGTAATCATTTAGGTCCAAAATACCCTTCCTTAAGTTATAATCTTGTGTCAGTTACATTAAAGAACAACTTAATTAGAACTCAAATACCTTCAGATTTTTTTAAGTTTATTCATCTTGAAAGACTTGATATCTCTTCTAATAAGATTGTGGGTCCCATCCCTTCTGTTCTGTTTTCACTCTCTTCAATTCAGTACCTTAATCTTGCCAACAATCAATTCAGTGGAGCAATGCCTACAAACTTATCATGTACCAGCAAACTAGGATTTGTTGATGTTTCTAATAACCTTTTAATTGGAAATTTACCATCTTGTATCGCTACAAACTCTGCGAATCGAACGGTAATTAGCACATGGAATTGTTTAACTAATTCAACCTCAAAGTATCAACATCCTAAAAAGTTTTGTCAGAAAGAAGCAATAGCAGTTATGCCTACAAAAAAGAGTGGTGAAAGCAAGAAAAATGAAACTACTGTGAAGCTTGGGCTTGTTCTTGGTATCATTGGGGGTATTGTGGGAATTGCAGGATTAATTGGGCTGTTATTTTTGGGTATTTATAGAAAACGTGCAGCAAAAAGGGCGAAAGAATACCGATCTGATAGTTTTGCTGTCGTCAAGAATGCTGACCGTGCTCCTTCTTCGATAGCTAAAGAAG GTCCTACAGTGCCGCAAATACGTAGACCGCAAACGATGAGGACGGCTGCACTAGGCCTACCACCATACACCATATTCACACTTGAAGAAATTGAAGAAGCAACAAACAACTTTGATTCTATGAATTTGGTTGGAGAAGGATCTCAAGCACAA CTTTATAAAGGGTGGTTAAGGGATGGTACAACGGTGCTTATCAAATGTTTGAAGCTAAAACAAAAGCATTCAGCGCAAACGTTGCAACAACATATGGAGGTTATATCTAAACTCAGGCATAGGCATCTAGTGAGCGTTCTTGGTCACTGCATCGTCTCGTATGTGGATCATCCTAACTCGGGAAGCACTGTTTTTGTTGTTCTTGAAAATGTTTCAAACGGGTCATTGAGAGATCATCTTACAG ATTGGaaaaagaaagatttcttgaaatgGCCACACAGAATGGGAATCACAATGGGAATTGCTAGAGGAATTCAATTCTTGCACACTGGAACTCAACATGGGATTTTTGGGAATGATTTGAAGATCGAAACTGTTCTTTTGGATGACAATCTCACTGCAAAAATCAGTAGTTACAATATTTCATTACCGTCAAAG ACAGGTTCAGAGAGCCCTCTAAATAGCCATGATGCTTCCCAGGTTTTTAACAG GCAAACGAATCCAGAAAAAGACGATATATATCAATTCGGAGTCATCATCCTACAACTCATTTCAGGAAAGCCGGTCAACTCAGAAGATGAGATAACCGAACTCAAGAACCAG TTAGAGATTGGTTTAGCTGAGTCAGCAGCAAAACTCAAAGAAGTTGCAGATCCATCACTCAGAGGAACATTTGCGTACGAGTCCTTAACAACGGCTGTTCAAATAGCAATAAATTGTCTTAACGAAGATGTAAGTGCGCGTCCATCGATTGAAGATGTTCTTTGGAATATGCAATATTCTGTTCAAGTTCAAGAAGGGTGGAATAGTAGTGGCAATCTTAGTACAATGTTGTAA